A single region of the Hippopotamus amphibius kiboko isolate mHipAmp2 chromosome 6, mHipAmp2.hap2, whole genome shotgun sequence genome encodes:
- the LOC130855575 gene encoding histone H2A type 1-H-like — protein MSGRGKQGGRARAKAKTHSSRAGFHFPLGRVHLLLRKGNYAERVGAGAPVYLAAVLEYLTAKILELAGNAARDNKKTRIIPRHLQLAIRNDEELNKLLGKVTIAQGGVLPNIQAVLLPKKTESHHKAKGR, from the coding sequence ATGTCTGGGCGTGGCAAGCAGGGCGGCAGAGCTCGCGCCAAGGCCAAGACCCACTCCTCGCGGGCCGGGTTCCATTTCCCCCTGGGCCGAGTGCACCTCCTGCTCCGCAAGGGCAACTACGCCGAGCGGGTCGGGGCCGGCGCGCCTGTGTACCTGGCGGCGGTGCTGGAGTACCTGACGGCCAAGATCCTGGAGCTGGCGGGCAACGCGGCCCGCGACAACAAGAAGACGCGCATCATCCCGCGCCACCTGCAGCTGGCCATCCGCAACGACGAGGAGCTCAACAAGCTGCTGGGCAAAGTCACCATCGCTCAGGGCGGCGTCCTGCCCAACATCCAGGCGGTGCTGCTGCCCAAGAAGACCGAGAGCCACCACAAGGCCAAGGGCAGGTAG